The nucleotide window AGAAACCGTACAGAGGGATATCCAAGGAGATGTCGAGAAAAATATACTTATACTTCGGTGTTCTTTGCGAGACTGGACAAGGTAACTCATTGTAGTAATATTTTGTCGAAATACcggctaaattttaaaatgaacaCAGGATGagataaaatataatttttatcatgCTTCCTAGTTAAAATggtattattttgattttctagGGATATGTAGGAAATGTTTATCTAATTACAGCGATTCTGTGCGCTGCTCCCAGGCGACAACTAGTGATAAACGGGTAAAATACTGTGAAATTAAAATATTAGTGTTTTTCTAAACCGGTAGTCATCCCAATAAATTTGGTTTATGCAACAATAAGGCTACATTTCACATACAAATTTCATTCGAAAAGTCCTGGCAGCGAATGCCAGTCGAATGTATACTATATTCTGTTTGCAAGTGGGGTGGGGAACggaaaatgttgaaataaattGTTTGCAGAACCAGAAAGACTGAAAAGAATTATTTGCGAGCGCAATAAACCGAAATAAATTGTATGTAACCCCCCACATAAATTGTTTGTTgctgcaaaaaggaaaaaaaataagttttttgCTTGCAAAACAATTCTTatctccctccccccccccccttcccccggTAAAGAAATAATGGTCCGTCCCAAACAGCTTATATTTTGTGCGCTCAAAGCACGTTGTATCCTTCAAGACATCCGAAGAGGATAATAATTTGACTATTTTCAAACTGAATgcagaaatttcattttgataGGGAACTCCTACTGCCGAGCGTTCTGAAAAACACCAGGGGAGGATATACCTAAAGAGATCCACAAGGGTACAAGTGAGTATATTAACCGCTGCACCTGCAACAATAGATTGATTACGTACAACCGgctaaataaatataaaacaattaaaaaatatgGGAACATTGACAGTACCGAAGTGCGCAAAGTATTATGGATGTACTTTTTAGGAAGGCTTGGTTGGAATAAAAGTGGACTTATTTATGGTCAAACTATTGGTAATTGAAAAGTGTTCCTGCGTTGTGCGATTATATCCAATGTTACTATGACCAAAACAAGGCCCGGTGTACATATTTCTGGTCTTGTAGGGCACCCGAAATTCTTCCTTACTAGTATTATAGACGCTCCATTATTCACCCTCAAAGCTTACAGAGCCTTAAGCACTGAAATAAATTACTTGCACGCGCGATAAACCATAATAAACTGTTTGCAGCTGCATAAAGGAGGGAAATAaattgtttgcaaaaaaaaaaattcatcgccCCACCCCCTTCCAGAAAAATAACGATCCGTTCCTAATATATAGaaaattttcttgtattttaagaACCGACCGGGTATGTATAGCGAGGAACTGGACCTTCCTATTCTTTCTCCGTTAGAAGACGAAATGTCACAGCTGGTTGTTGAGGACGATGAAGAGTCGGATTACATGCCTACCCCTATGCGAAGCGAACACTTTGGTTTAGAAGTACTAACTAGAAATATCAGCATGTTAACAGATGGAAGGATCAGCCCAATCCGATTCCAGCTTACTCAACCACTAGCTGAGTGCGCAAAGATTACGCAGTACTACATAAAGCGGGAAGCGGCAAAAGTTATCACCGCCAGCCTTAACTGCATTGCCCCTGGGCAGTCGAAAGAGTTGTTTGATCTTGTTACAGTTCAGACCGCAAGACCAGAAGAAGAAAGTCCTGGCGACAAGGTTATAAAGTAGCTGATTTCCCTCTATGAGGAATCGACCTCGTGGTACACAAAGATGACAGTACTTTCTGTTTTCGTTAAGCATTACACGAAATCGCAGCTACAACAGATGATACCAGGCTTGACCATATGGCGGATAGACCAGGCAAGGAAACACGCGGCGGTGGTTGGAGCCGGTGTGAGTGAAGAGCGGCAATCGGTGGTTCGCTACAGGCTCGACAGCCAAAAACTTGATCACTTTTTGGACCTCATCAGTTGCCCCCATTATATTCAAGATGTGGCATACGGCACCAAAAAGCTACAAATGTCAACTGGCCATGGTGAGGTGTTACAGATCCCGAACGTGGTGCGCACCGTGGTGAGCTCCCGTATGGTTGCACTATACCAGAACTACTGCCGCGAAATGGAGTTTGAACCTCTCGCAAGATCAACCCTTTTTGCTGTAACCCTGTACAATCTGCTTGTTTATTATACACCATTTCGTGGGTTGACAGGTATGCCTAACATATGTGCATTAGCCTTTTCACTAAAAGATGCCGTATTGTTCTATACAATCTTTCAACAGGTGTGCCGCAACGAAAAAGAAGAGCCTCTCAGGCCTGGATAACGTGACAAGTGAGGGATCGTTAGCCTTTGACACTTTGGAAGCCGTGGTTCATACTATCGGGTCACTAGGTTAGTGCAATTGCTCATATTTGTCATTTCTTATGGAATTGACCAAACGTGCATGGTAGTCAGTAGGTTTGATTAATATTGGTCATAATTTTTCATTGTATATGCAGGCATGTCGACTGAATGGATTAACAGTACTGTTAAAAGGCTCCGATCAGCCAAggtcattatcctgagctaaaaatttactaatatctATTATGCACAGAGTTTGTCATTCAGTACGCATACAGTTATTTGTTTGTCTGCAACAAAGCAGTTTACAAATGACCGTCTAAAAACAAGGCGCAAGTAAAAAGCAAGACTTATGATAACACCAACTAGCCAATTAGGCTTTGACGTAAGGCACATATGGGCTTTACACGTCAGACTGAGTAAGCGCATTCGATAAGACATGGAGATAGGCTTTCTAAAATTCAAAGTAACGTTTGCAGGCGCTATTTTAACCTTGGACTACTGTTTGTGTAATTTTGCCTCCAGATACCAGGGACAGAAAAAGGACCTCGAGTTCGACATTGAACAATCCTCTGATCGTGTACTCCAGTGGAAGGCACATTTGCTGAGGGCCATTAACCAGGGAAGGGCCAAATCTAAGATCCTTGCTAACCTGGAAAAACACGAATGTCTTATTGTCATGGACTGGGCCATGAAATGGCTGCCGAAAAGATTCCGCGAAACACAGTCGGAATGGTTTGGGAAAAAGGGCATAAGCTGGCACGTGTCAGCTTGCATCACGCGCACAGAAAATACGGATATGGAATTTGAGGTAATTGGTATTTGAGGTAACTGGTATTTTTCCGAAAGGCTCTAGTCAGGAGCGGTCAGGAACAATGCATATCGCGAGCTCTTGTCAAGTACCTCTATAAAGGTTTATATACTATGATGTATTATTCAAATCTACAGGAAAACGAAAATTTGGACCACGACAATATCGGATTTGCACAGTCGTTCTAGGCAACTAAAGATTGTGCTTTTACTTGCGTGATATTAGGTGCGTACACTGGTCCACATTTTTGACGCCTGCAACCAAGATTGGTTTTCTGTGGCCTCAGTGTTGGAGAGCCTGTCTTCCGAGATAGTAAACATGGATCCTGGAGTGAAGGAGTTATTTCTGAGAAGTGATAACGCGGGCTTCTACCATAATACCGCTCTCCTTTCTAGCGCCACCGTTATTATCGCACGTCAGGGGCTTGTCTTGAAGGACTACAACTTTAGTAAGGCAAACAGTGGCAAGGATGTGTGGGACCGAAAGATCTCACCACTCAAGGCACACGTTGAGAGATATATCGACGAAGGTAGGATCGCCACATTGATGCGTCACGCAAACAAATTTGATATCGTCTGTCCGTGgttacaataatcaataaaaCTACAATAGCatctaaaaattgaaaaaaaagcaacatgtAGAACATTGCGCCTTGTAGTGGTAAGGCTGGATTGGAGGTGACATTAGGGAGAGGCGTATACGTACGGTTAGTGGACCAGAATATTGCGTTTTTGTTCTAGCCTTTTTAAAAGGGTTTGGGACGAACCAGATGTAAAGAAGTAGATATAACATCCCCCACcccaaacaaaaaaatcaaaccagATCAGCATTTCTGGCTCAGAGGCACGGGGAGGGGGGGGATAATCCTCTGGTAATAATAATACCCTGATACCTTGGGTACCGTGGGGTGCTATTACTGTCAAAATAAAGGTGGCTGTACAGATCGTTTTCGACGCGTAAAAACCCTCTGTAAAGCATGTTTTATTAGCTTGGATATCTTATCTATTCAAACGCCGGATCATCCAGACAAGTGGCCAGTGTGAGTATTGAAGAATCTCTGAGCAATTTGCAGCCGCAGCCATCATTCGAAAATGTAGTTTCCCGCGTACACCAGGCTTGGCAAGTGTACTTTTACTAACACTCCAAATTGGATTCATCAGGTTCATTTTATGAACCTAATATTGTGTCTTGAAATATAATGTGAGCCCAGAATGTCATCACCAGTATCAGTAGCATGTTTTACCAGATGTCAACAGATCACGGTCATAGTCCCTATTTGCCATTCTCCGGTCGTCGTAAGCGAAATACCAATACAAAATATCTCTTTCGCATGACTATACGTACGTAACTTCACACAGGTTTTATCACCTCTATAAACTCCTAAAGAAATAAACTTTATGGAAATGGAGTAATTTTGAGCAGAAACATGGCCGCATTCGAGATATTTTGAGCGATTTTCACTAGAAATTCGAATCATGAAAAATCTCAATTTTTGAAGGTTTACATGAATGCATTAATATTCTGGAGCATAGTTATCGCGTCCTCTTCAAATTTAGTTGACTGGAATAAGCAtagtatttattttaaattggcaAAGATTCTTTATTATATCTGCACCCAATCGTCTCTGAGTAAGTTGTAAACTTCATGGCCGAATTTACCGCGGTTTTACTTAAAATTGTGTGTTATTTCACTCGAACCACTGTATCTCGTGAACTGTTCGGACTTTGGGAAAAATATTTGGCAGGCTTTTAACTTGGACTAATAATAGTATGTACACAAAATAGCATCAAATTCTGGAGAATACCATGTGGACTCAAATTTTGATATCGCTTGGATCTCATGTGGACACGTTCTTAAATTACatatttgtcttttcttttttgacagTATCAATCACATTAAATCGCCAAACTTTACATTTCCCTTAATATCTGAGCAGCGTGATTATTGTACGCGCAGCTCCTCCACTGAGCTTCTTCAAATTCCGCCTTCAAATCAATGCCTGAAAATTCTGTCCTGCTGTTATTGAGACTCCTCTTTCTATTCGAACTAAACCAAACAAGAaactttttaagaaaaatctgttcaaattatattttttccagATACTAAAAGGACCAAATGTAATTGTTTTGCTCAGATTCATGTATTTTTTACAATATTGCTTTATCTTGTGTCTGTTTTGGTGCCATTTGTTGCATTTGTGTGTTTAATTGTGTAACTTTTGTTTGTATTTGctagtttctttcatttcttttcctgCATAACAAAAAGTGAATCTCCcataaaactaaaaataacgTTACATAATTTATGACATAGGGATAGATATTAGGTTCTTTCGCTCTCCTtatgtcattttattttatacaaTCTTGTAAGAGTTATGGAgataagaaattaaaaaaaaagtattaagcTCCTGTGTTATCACAATTTCTTCCTCCATTCTACAGGAGTAAAGGGGAGAATTCTTCTCCGGAATGCGAATGGGGGCAGCGGTTAAAACTTGTCTGCATGACGAGAAAAGTCAAACCCACGTGAATAAGAAATCCAAGAAGCATCGTTGAGCCAAGATCGTTGAATAATAAAAGACTGGTTTGATCAGCGCCTTCGACTTGCTCtctacaaaagaaatgttgtgtTTAGCGTCAAGACATATCTGAGAAGAAAGCCCCGTTTGGGAGGTGGGTGGGGCTAGAGGAGAAGGATTTACGCCCTCAGATGGCTGCAATACATCTAATTACGCTCAGTGCGACAGTAATTATCTatgagggagcttaagcaaacacgacgtcgacggaagggaggacgtcatctgaaaatgtaactgaAAATGTaagcgtttctgcaatcaattttcaattattcaaagtcatttgacataagaagacaaaattgaacatttttcatcatATGCTTCAtctcgtccacacaactgcaaaacagatcatttcacgtcgtagaaggAACGAGaacatcttcaaaatgtcaaacgatgatgcacgtgcaaagcgtgtaaagatactgtttttcattgtaaaatatgcaaatgtagGGGGTtattgttgccgtcgtcgtcgtgattgcttaagctcgctattagggagtttaagatctacgacgcgacggtaacgaaaacgtcgctcaaaatggCAAGTTCAAGCTTGTCCATCTTCTTCATCGTTATatcaatttgtttaacttttgaaagctgacggaactacccaggaactgaatttagaggtgcagtgtaaAAGCTAGggaggaaaattcaaattggcggctgtgtgttcacgttctctgtaaaacttgaggaATGGTCTTTTCACGTCACAgctttgccgagaacgggaaagaaatgtacagaaatgaaaaaggcacgTGGAGGGCGTGCAAATTTATGATTACTGACTTGTCATTTGTTGGTatgcaaacaaagaaattagcataaattcTCTATTGGAGGTAAATTTATATTTAATGTACATTTACAAGTTTAAATTCTGcattgaattttcaaatgaaagagaAAGCTTCATCACGACTAGGTGTGGTTGTAAATCAGGCTAAATTTATTGCTAAAGAACAAGAAAACTTTTTGTGggaaaatggcttttttaggtAACGAGAACGGGAATATTCTTTGCTTTCATTTGGTGTGGGTTTTTGGCATTCAGTTTGCTTTGAGGACCGGGCAGGAGCACCGAAATCTGGAGTTGTTTGGGTTGGTACGTTTCACTAACctccagtccatggactacctgAATGGACTTTCCCTAAATTACCtaccttggaaaaaaaaaagataaccaaaGCTTGGTTGTTTTAATCGATAGACCGCTACCTTTgacatcttgttttttttttaatgctgcAGGTCAGCTGCTCTACAGGCGCATTCATTCGTCCCATGTGATGGCAGATACCTTGGGTGGTGAGTAAAATTTAGCCTTGCGGAGGCTcgtaaaaatttgcataatcatGATCGTTTGCATCTCTGTGTGATGAATAAGGTTTTGACTCTTTTCACTTGCACGTTAGAGAAATCTTTCCTTAATACTGTCTTGACTATTATCGATCAAAACAACCAAGCtttggttattttttttaaggtaGGTAATTTAGGTTAGTCCATTTAGCCGTCCATTCAGGTAGTCCATTTCGGTAGCCCATCGTGGTAGTCTATATGGAGTGGGGGCCAGTAAAATGTACCAACCCGTTTTGTTTAGAACATGATGAATCGGGGTGTGAATTCTTGCAGTACATGGAGGATATTAGTAAAACCAACAATGCGACTTTGTGCCATTTGCGTGTCAAAAGGAAAGGTGTTCGTGCATATAAAAATTTAACTAATGCAGAATGTTTCCCAGTCGAGCTGTATAAAAAGTATTCGTCTCACGTGCCTAAAGAAATTAGTGATGAcacattttatttttgtgcatTGCCCAAACCGAGAGGGAAAGTGTGGCATTACAATAAACCATTGGGAAGAGAAACGTTCGCAAATGTAGTAAAGAAACTCATGACAAAGGCAGCATTTGAGAGGCATTTCACAAACCACTCTCGCTGGCGAAGGTCCGCTACGTAAACGAATTACTAAAGCAAGTTATTGTAGAAACCACTGGTCACCGGTCATTTGATAGGGTAAGAGaatatatatgtacataatCAACACTTAAACGAAAAGCAAAAGTGAAGTTTAGCGGGGAACGTTCCCTAAGAAAGCTGAAAAGGAAGTCGAGGGAAAAGAGGAAGAGTTGTTTAAGAATCATGTTAAACAcaataaggaaaaagaaatgagtTTAAACGCAAGTCTTTGAGGAAAAGAACAATGAACAGGACTATATATTGAAATTCGAACCAATACTACTAAAATTTTTATTTCCGTAAGTAAGAAAGTTGGCTGCTGTAAGATGTGTAATTGTAATAAAGCCATAAAATGGAAAAGGTTCGCGAATGCAATATTAAAACATTCCTTCATACACGGAGCACTATTATTAAAACTGCAGTTCACTTAGCTTAGTGCAGTATAGATTTTTTTTAGCTCATTTAAAATTACCCCTGGTAATTTCCCTGCCACCAAAAAGGACCGCCCCCTTTTCCTTAGAAACTTGGACCACACTGGAGACCCAATTACCTTCGTAGACTAATATCGTTAATATAATGCAGTGAGAGCACAAAAGATTTTCAGTATCTATGATGGAATCCTCGCTAGAGATTGATTACAATACCTGAGAATTTGATCGAGAGGACCAATTTGCTGGTCCACcaaacaggaaacaaaattTGCAGTGATCCCAAACATCAGCACTGGCACCAGAAAGTAGTTAATTTTTACCCTTGGGTTTCTCAAATGTAATGCCCGAGGGTTTATTTTCAGGAACAAGTACAGCTCAAAAAGTGTGGTGAGCCCTCGCATTACCAGTTCTGCTCCGGCCCAGCGGAACTTATGCCATGCACTCTCCATTTGCGCCCAGTATACAGCAAGAGCGGCTTTGATCATCAAGTTCGAGAAACCTGCGGCAGCGAAGAAGCAAACCTAGTAGAGAAGAAGATATACCTTTCATATCAAGAAGCTGTTTCTTCTCAGGTATTTTAAGGCGTGGTTGACGGTCACATGTGACGTAATTTTCAGTCTTTCTGTTCTGTAGATGAAACGTTCACAACATTTAAAAATGACCTCACGTGATATGTGACTGACAACCACGTAAAAAAATTCCTTCAACATGATTGtgttaaggctggtttccatatgatcgcaaacgatcgcagacgatcggaaagagagctgtttccatataatcgcagacgatcgcaaacgatcgcagagccgactgtagccattcagcggaaatgtcaaatGTACACGCgagttgtgctcgcgggaaaatcaaagcaaacaacgtggcggacatcgaggaggaaattttgctgcaagaaaatttatttcttcttttagtcctaaagcgacgacaacgtcagcttcaaaaccgaaggaaacatcagttttggattcgaaaaatattcatgaagagacaagataaatcaAATTTCTCGCTGATTTTTTCCAACTATtaagactttttgtgtttgtctttgaaattcttactattacggttgtaaacgcactcatattgcgcaactatgttcaatgccagccatgtttaaagcaaatgagcgttgctataaacgaacattcgggctttatggcttcgAAGCGTTGAATCATctgtcagaattaaaaatattatgggatacatttcgatcgcagatcgcagaactttggtttccatatgatcgcaggatcgcaaacgatcgcagatgatcgcagacgatcgcagaagatagaacatggttctatcttctgcgatcgtctgcgatcgcaggatcgcaggcgatcgcagaagtgtgtttccatatgatcgcagacgatcgcagaactttctgcgatctgcgatctgcgatctgcgatccgcgatcgtctgcgatcatatggaaaccagcctttaatcACTGGAATAAAGAAATGTCCAGGCATGCACGTATAGCAAACTCTTCCATTTTTGGACTGCAACAGTTCTGTAGGGATTCGCGTTGTCTCTACTCAGTCtgctccggttttcctctctcacAAAAACCAAAGCAAGGTCCGTACAAAGAAAGAGATAAGAGGACCGCATTTCACTTCACGCAAGACCTTTCATAACCCGACTAAGTTCAGGTCATTGACCAGAGGCTGGAGCGAAAAAAATTGGTAAAGTTGGGTTTTCCCTTTCTCCGGTCCACATACATGGTTTTAACCCttctttattttactaaaattgcattttttgccTATTACGAGTCATTTGTTCGGTAACTTTGAAAGGTAGAATATGATTGCTGTGTTCTGTCCCACAAATTGGTATtaagttttcaaaaataatatcataaaCTTCAGTGTAATATTCTCTGACAATTTACATGTTTGTGTTCCTTTTCTGCGACAAAAATGACCTTTTTCACTTACCATTATTTTGACAGCCCTTGACACTGTGTGTTCCTCGTTATAATCAAACCTGTTCTTGCGCAACAGTGTCCCTCCACTCGCAAGAATTATGAGAGAGCCGACCAAGGTAGCAACTGCCCGCGTGCTGGCGGCTACATGCAGTTTCTGAACATAATGAAGCGCGCAAATGAGCGGGATGAGCAGGCAACAAAAGCCAACGACAAACCCTATATTTCTGTTCTTCCTGTTGATCGGCGGGCTTGATATTTCCATTTGGCTACTTCCGCCATCTGTCATTTCCGCGTCTCCAGTTTCGTATTCAACCTCAAATGAATGCTCCAGGAATAGAAGTGAACATAACAGACGATAGTCGATCAACAGAGGTTTGTAAATTCTGTACAAGAAGCCAAACCACTCGCCGTAAAATTTCTTGGCTTGTTCGACATCAAAATCTGGGTCTAACGTGGCTTGTATGTTCAACCAgtcaatgaaattgaaaaacgCTAACGCCTCGAAATAAAAGCGAGCATTTTCTCTGTAAGATTCGCGGACTTTGAAATCCCTGAGCCAAACGTAAGCGGCTGCTTGAATGACTTTCTGAAGGATGAAAACCACATTGTTCACGATTAGCACCACCGACGCCTCACCGTTCGATGCTTGTTCCTCGATCAGCATCAACAGCCCGATAGTACATAGTGGTGGGGTGATGATCGTGAGAAAGAGACCCATGGACGGTTGGTGTTTACCGAGGGTGGCTTGATCAGACGGGCTGCGAGGCTTTTCGAAGAACAACACCGCTCCTAGCAAGACAAGAACCACTCCAACAAGAGACACGCAGACTAGGTGGTGATAGAAGATCACATCAGCTTTCCCATGCCATGTATTTAACACTGCCACCGTTGTCAGAATTCCAGCGATGAGGAAAAAAATATGCCTGGCAGGCGAAGCGAGGAACTTACGAATTGGCTTGAAGCATACACTAAGAACACTTATTACAAACACAATAACGTAACACAACATGGAAAAGGACGAAGTGATAACTTGAGAAGCAAAACTCGTAGAATTGAGATTAAGCAATTCGCTTCCATTATAGGAACTATTGAAGGCCATGTTGAAGGATTGTTGTTTCCGCAATGATTACTTTTAAATCGTCAATGCGCATAATTAATTTTCAGTTGTGAAAACAATGATGTATATAGTGAAATATCAATTTCaatttatggtaatttaggCGAGATTTTTACGACACTAAATGACTTGTTCACGTTTCAAAGAGAGATATTTTGGTGACCCTGAGCCGAGGacgtaaaagaaaaagaacagaaaGACGCGATGTTTTACCCGACGCTGGttttaccgtgtttaaataaagcatgtatgtatgtatgacaGAGGAGGCCAAATACCTTTCCTGGTTCTACTCTTAAAGAGGAGTTTTCACTCCGCCCGGAAGTTTTGTATGCTCGTTCAACAGGTTACGCACGATACTTTGCGATCATAACGTTTTGTAGCCGCTTAGCTGTGGCAAATAACAATACCCAGTTCTTTCATTACTACTCGTAAACCAGGCAGTTTTCATCCTTTAGAAGGTCATTCAAGGAGCCGTTTACGTATGGCTGAGGGATTTCAGAGTCTCGTTTTTATTTCGAGGTGTTCGCGTTTTTTGATTTTATTGACTGGTTGGACACACAACCCACGTTAGACCCAGGTTTTGATTTGGAACAAGCTAAGAAATTTTACGGCGAATGGTTGGCGCTTCTTGTACAGGCTTTACAAAGCTTTGCAGATCGACTATCGTCTGTTGTGCTCACTTCAAACCTCTTTCAAAAGCTGGTTGCAAAGGTAATGTGGAAAAAAGTGTCGTTTGTGAGATATGCATGCATAAAATCAAACGGATACTTGAGTTGAACCTTCAGCGTGAAAATGCTCCATTTactatttcttttgttattcattTAAGACTTACATGGGCtacgtcatgcgaaaagggcccggacgacatattttgtccatttttaggttttaagcttttttgctcACTTCActctccaaataacatgatggaagtgatgaaagtccggaaataacaattgaaaccgtaaaaatcgctccttgaatgagaacccaattactgccgccatttttagcagatgatttcaaatggaAATTATTCGAAATCATGTggcatgtcgtccgggccctttttgCATGACGCGGCCCACATTGTCGTAACTTGATCCTATTTCTTACCCATGTGATAACTCTTTGTTGATACTTTATTCATTGAAATTGCACTTACACAGGTAGACCAAGCTTAGCATAATTTAAGTGCTGATCTACTGGCTACTATACAATGATTTCTTAGCCGCTGGATCGATTTTTTTCCTTCTAATCGCAAACAAAAACTCAGCAAAATACTCCCAAGCTCTTCTGGCATCTATTGATAATCCCCTGAACGACTTTCAGGCAATTTCCATATATTTAACTTGTACAGCAGAAGGACGTCAACTGAAATTTATCGAAATTGCTATAATGCTAATCTTG belongs to Acropora muricata isolate sample 2 chromosome 9, ASM3666990v1, whole genome shotgun sequence and includes:
- the LOC136929282 gene encoding uncharacterized protein, with the protein product MAFNSSYNGSELLNLNSTSFASQVITSSFSMLCYVIVFVISVLSVCFKPIRKFLASPARHIFFLIAGILTTVAVLNTWHGKADVIFYHHLVCVSLVGVVLVLLGAVLFFEKPRSPSDQATLGKHQPSMGLFLTIITPPLCTIGLLMLIEEQASNGEASVVLIVNNVVFILQKVIQAAAYVWLRDFKVRESYRENARFYFEALAFFNFIDWLNIQATLDPDFDVEQAKKFYGEWFGFLYRIYKPLLIDYRLLCSLLFLEHSFEVEYETGDAEMTDGGSSQMEISSPPINRKNRNIGFVVGFCCLLIPLICALHYVQKLHVAASTRAVATLVGSLIILASGGTLLRKNRFDYNEEHTVSRAVKIMVCFFAAAGFSNLMIKAALAVYWAQMESAWHKFRWAGAELVMRGLTTLFELYLFLKINPRALHLRNPRVKINYFLVPVLMFGITANFVSCLVDQQIGPLDQILREQVEGADQTSLLLFNDLGSTMLLGFLIHVGLTFLVMQTSFNRCPHSHSGEEFSPLLL